The genome window CGCCCAGTTTGAAACAGCAGACAAGGATTTTCCGCTGTACGAACACTGCCGCCGCGCAATTGAAAAAGGAAACACATCTGGCGCACATGGCCTGCCATTAATGGGCGGCGGTGACTGGAACGACGGCATGAACCGCGTCGGGTTGGATGGACGCGGCGAGAGCATCTGGCTGGGCTGGTTCCTGCATGCCACACTCAAGCGCTTTGCTTCATTGGCTGTGTTTACCAAAAACGATCCTGCGCCATATGTAGAACAAGCTGATAAATTATCCCAGGCGCTCGAAGCTCAGGCATGGGATGGCGAGTGGTATCTGCGCGCCTTTTATGATGACGGCTCGCGGCTGGGCTCGCAAAAAAATAGTGAATGTCAGATCGATTCGATCGCACAATCATGGGCGGTCTTATCGGGCGCAGGGGATTCGGCACGCGCGTTACAGGCAATGGACTCTGTTAATAGCAAACTGGTTAAGCGGTCCGAGCGGTTGATCCTGTTGTTCACTCCTCCCTTCAACAAATCGGCGCGTGACCCCGGTTACATCAAAGGGTATTTACCGGGTGTGCGGGAAAACGGCGGACAGTACACCCACGCAGCCATTTGGACGGCCTGGGCCTTTGCCAACCTTGGGCAGGGAGATCGCGCCATGGAGTTGTTCCGCATGTTGAACCCTGTCAGCCATGCGGATACGCCTGAGAAAGTTATCCGCTATAAAGTGGAACCGTATGTGATCGCCGCAGACATCTACAGTGTCAGCCCGCATATCGGCCGCGGCGGCTGGACGTGGTACACCGGCTCATCCGGCTGGATGTATCGTCTGGGAATCGAAGCTATTCTGGGAATCACCAGAGTGGGGAATGCGCTTAACATCAACCCGTGCATCCCCCGTGATTGGCACGGATTTAAAGCGGAATATCGTTTTGGGACGACGCATTACAGAATCAGTGTGGAGAACCCGTCTAACGTCAATCGGGGAATCCAAGAGGTCAGCTTGGATGGAATTTTGCTGCCCGACAGCCTGATTCCGCTGGCGGAGGATGGTCATCTGCATAAAGTGCGGGTTGTGATGGGATGAAAAAAAATAACGAAATTGCCCTTGAATCCGCACAGTAAAATGAGTATCATAATGAATAAAATTTACTCGGAATCCAAGCCAAAGGGTGTATTGGCTGAGAATCCGCCGTTTTCAAGCAAGAGGCAGCCCGTATGAAGAAAGGCTCGAACCGACCGCCGTCTGAAGCAGGAGACCGGCAGTATCGAAATATTTTCGATGCTGCCAATGACGGGTTGATCATCGCCGATCTGGAATGGGGTCTTGTGGTGGAGGCAAACCCTGTGGCATGTGCGATGCACGGCTATGCGCGCGAAGAGTTCACCGGGCTGCCAATGTCAGCCTTTATCCACCCCGACAGCCAGCAGGTATTCAATGAATATGCCCGCGCATTCCAGGCGGGCGGCGGGTTCGATACACGCACCTTGCATGTACGGCGGGAAGGCTCGACCTTCCATGCCGAATGGCGCGTGACGACATTCGAGTATCAGGGGCGGTCATGCCTGCTGGGCATTGTTCGTGACGTCAGCAAACGGATTGAAGCGGAACAGAGCCTCAGTCAGCGTGTCGCGACCCGCACGCATGAGCAAGCCGCGCTGTTGGGGATCTCACATACGCTGGCATCCACGCTCGAACTCCAGCCGGGCTTGATCCTCGATCAACTGCGCGAGATCATCGAATATGACCATGCCGGCTTGTTCTCCCTGGAAGAATCGAGCCTGATCACACTGGCGATGCGCGGAACGCCTCGACTGGAAGAGTCCGTGCCGATTCGTATCCGCTTGAATGGACCCGAAACGCTGGCGGCATTATTTAATGAACACCGTCCCATCCGCATCGCGAATGTGTGGAGCGCTGACCCGCAGGCGCAATTCCTGCGTTTGCTATTGGATGACGGGGCGGCGGTCCTGCTCGAAGGGATGCGCTCGTGGATGTGGGTGCCGCTGGCGGTGAAAAGCCGCATTATCGGCGGCGTGGGCGTGGCGCACGAAAAACAGGATCATTTCACGCCTCATCACGCAGATTTAGCGCTGAGTGTCGCCAACCAGGCTGCCATCACGATGGTCAACGCGGAACTGTATGGGCACGCGCAGGAACTGGCAGTATTGGAAGAGCGTCAGCGTTTGGCGCGCAACCTGCATGATGCCGTCAACCAATCCCTTTTTTCGGCGGGACTGATCGCCGAAGTCCTGCCGCGCCTATGGGACCGCGATCAGGAGCAGGCGCGCAGTTCGCTCGAAGACTTGCGCAAGTTGACGCGCGGCGCCATGGCCGAAATGCGCGCCCTGCTGGCGGAACTCCGTCCATCCACCCTGACCGATGCCGAACTGGGCGACCTGCTGCGCCTGTTGGGCAATGCCTTCACCGGGCGCACAAACATCCCGTCCACAGTGAACGTGAAAGGCGAGGGCGTGTTACCTGCCGATGTGCAGGTGGCAATCTACCGTATAAGTCAGGAGGCGTTGAATAATGTCGCAAAACATGCCGAAGCCCGGGGCGTGGAAATAAGCCTGGAACATGAAGAGACCGGCATCGAATTGACCATCCGCGATGACGGCAAAGGGTTCGACCCTGAACAGATCGAATCCGGTCACTATGGCTTGAGCATGATGCGCGAACGCGCCGAAGGAGTGGGCGCGCAATTGTCGATCACGAGCCAGCCCGGGCAGGGGACGGACCTGACCATCCGCTGGAAGGAAGTTGTGAAAAGAAGGAGGCATGATGACTAACCCGATTCGCGTCTTGCTGGTTGACGATCACACCATGGTTCGCAAAGGATTGGGGACCTTTCTGCAGGTGTTTGATGACCTGTTGCTGGCGGGCGAGGCCGAAAGCGGCGCGAATGCGATCAGGCTGTGCGGCGAGATCCAGCCGGACGTGGTGCTGATGGATATGGTCATGCCGGACATGGATGGCGCAGCCGCAACACGCATCATCCGCCAGCAATTTCCACAAGTACAGGTCATTGTATTGACCAGTTTTAAAGAAGGGGATCTGATCAAGAATGCGCTGGAGGCCGGGGCGATCGGGTATCTGCTCAAGGATGTTTCCGCCGATGAACTTGCCAAAGCCATCCGCTCTGCGCACGCCGGACGCGCCACACTCTCCCCCGAAGCTGCCCAGTCACTGGTGGAGAGTGCCAACCTGCCGCCGGCGCCCGGTCTCGACCTGACCGAGCGCGAACGCGAAGTGCTCGCGCTGATGATCGAGGGGCTGAACAATGTGCAGATCGCCGGCAGGTTGACCGTCAGTCCCTCCACCGTAAAATCGCATGTTAGTAATATCCTTTCGAAATTAGGCGTTGCCAGCCGCACCGAGGCGGTGACCCTCGCGCTGCGGAATAAGATCGTTCCCTGATCCTTTATCCCCCAAGTGGACTAGTGAGAAATTCCCCAGCCGATGGATGCGGCTGGGGAAGGTACGTTGTACGATGAGTTCTATGACTGGCTTATGCCGGGTGTCTTCCGTAAAGATATACTTTAACGACCAATATAAAGGAGTATCACGTGAACAAATGTAGTAAAACAACGATCAAACTGGTGGCGCTTGCCCAGATCCTTGCGCTGATCCTCGCCGCCTGCTCTGCAGCGGGCGTTTCCGCAACCGTCTGCCATGCCACTGGGGACGCAGCAAAACCGTATGAGGAGATCGTCATGGAGAGCGTTGAGCTGGCCAACGAGCACCGACTCCATGCCAACGACATCTTCCCGGTGCCTGTGGGGGGCTGCCCTGCAAGCCTGGTCGAAGTCGTTAATGGCACTATCACCATTTGTCATGCTACAAACAGCGAAACCAATCCCTATGAAGAGATCACAGTGAGTATCAACGGCTTGAACGGTCACGGCACGCATGAAGGCGATATTATTCCAATGCCGGCGGAAGGTTGCCCAGCCGCCCCAATTGTGACCGACACTGATGAGATTGCAGTCTGCCATGCCACTGGTGACGCGGCAGATCCATACGAAGTGGTAATGGTTCCCAGCGCTGAATTGGATGAGTACCTGCTCGCGAATCCCACCGATATCAATCCCATGCCTGTATCTGGCTGCCCGGCCTACCTGATCGAGGTTGAGGATGGCAAGGTCACATTCTGCCATGCCAATGATGCATCCGGATCTTATGAAGAGATCACAGTGAGTGTGAATGGATTGGACGGTCACGGCGACCATGAAGACGATGTCTTCCCGATTTCAGAGGAAGAAGGCTGCCCCGCAAGTGTGGTCACTGCCAGCGAAGGGAAGGTCACGATCTGCCATGCTACTGGCAGTGCAAAGAATCCTTATGTTCAGATCACAGTGAGCGTGAACGGTCTCAATGGACACGACAGGCACAATGGCGACATCATCCCGGCGCCAGCGGGCGGTTGTCCAACAACAAGGCCTTAGCTCTGTTCGCAGAATTTGAGCTTGAGCAAAGACAAACTCACTCCAACAAATCGATTTCGGGGTGAGTTTGTCTTTATGTCCTAAAATGCCTCCCCCAAGTGGCCTAGTTACATACCCCCTAATCGGTGGATTTGGACGGGAGGTATTTGTAATAATATTATTAATATTGATTCATTAGTGTTCGAGAACCTCATCGATATTAAAAGGGAATTGCCATATGGAATCCTACGAAAAACATGTGCCCGTTCTGGACTTTCTATCCAGAAAGATCAGTATGAGTTCACAATGGTTTTCTGAAGCGCCGGAGAATCTGGAATCCTTAATACAGGAGGCTTTTGATAACCTTGAACACTCCAAGACAGAGTTGTCCGATTACGTGGCTACCCTCCAATCGCAAAACAAGGAACTGAAGGCATACGCCCACACAGTCGCCCACGACCTCAAGATGCCATTGAATGTCATTCTCTGGGCTTCACATTTGATCACTGAAAAACCGGACCTGACCGATGCGGAACTGAAGGATTATACGCGGGAGATTTCTGTCACCGCAAACAAAATGGACACGATCATCAATAATTTATTACTTTTCGCCAAAGTGAGCAGCGCCGAGGCGCCGGTCGAGTGTGTGGATATGAGATGGGTTATAGCAAATGTGTTGGATCGTTTGAACCATCTCATCGAGGAGCACCACGCGCAGATTGACATCCCCGAATCCTGGCCCGTTGCCATCGGATATGGACCCTGGATCGAAGAAGTATGGGCTAATTACTTCAGCAATGCCATCAAGTATGGCGGCACCCCGCCGCATATAGAATTGGGCGCTTCACTCCAATCGGGTCGAATGGTCCGTTACTGGATGCGTGACAATGGTCCAGGTCTTTCAGTTGGCGACCAGTCGCGATTATTTACCCCGTTCAGTCAGATCGCCCCTGCACCGAATTCAGGGAATGGATTGGGACTCTCGATTGTGCGCCGTATCATTGAGAAATTGGGCGGTCAGACAGGTTGCGAGAGCCAACCCGGCAGAGGCAGCTTATTTTTCTTTACGCTGCAGGCTGATTTATCCTCCTGCTAACAGAACACGCGAGTAATGTTTGTCCAACCATGCCAAACCCTGATCTCCGCCTGAAAAGCACGTCATCCCTGCAATCTTGTTGTCTCCCCCAAATGGACTAGACATAAACTCCCCAGCCGATGGATGCGGTTGGGGAGTTTGCATAATAAAATTAAGTGTCGGAGTCGCGCGTTCGATACCAGAAAGGCATCCACTTCATTATGAAGGCAAAAAGGGAGAAAAAACCTTTCTCCGAACCATCCTTAGAGGCTTCAGAGCTACGCTACCGCCGCCTGTTCGAAGCCGCGCAGGACGGCATTTTAATCCTGGATGCCGGGACAGGCATGATCGAGGACGTCAACCCGTATCTGATAAAAATGCTGGGCTATTCGCGCGAGGAGTTTGTGAAAAAAAAGTTGTGGGAGGTGGGCGCATTCAAGGATATAAAAGCCAGCGAGGAAGCCTTCGAAGAATTACAGGAAAAAGAATACATCCGCTACGAAGACCTGCCGCTCAAAGCGAAGGACGGGCGGCTGGTTCAGGTTGAATTCATCAGCAACGTCTACTGGGTGGGCGACGAAAAGGTGATCCAGTGCAACATCCGTGACAACGCGGAACACAAGCGGATCATCGCCGCGTTGCAGGCGAACGAGAAGAAATATTACGACCTGCTCAATCAAAGCCCGGACGGTTATTTCATCATTGAACTGTCGGGCCGCATATTAACCGTCAATGAAGCCATGTGCAAGGAACTGGAGTTTAGCGAGGAAGAATTCCTTTCCATGAACATTTGGGAGATTATCCCGGACCATTTTTTGGATCAGTACAGGGAAAGGCTGACGAAAATCCTTGCAGGGGAGAGTCTGAAGGAGGCAGTGGAATATGAAGTCGGGGGAAAGGATGGAAAGGTTGTTTATGTGGAAGTTCTATCCGCTCCGCGCTACAGCGGCAAGGATATTATCGGGTTTCAAGGGATCGCGCGTGACATCTCCCCGCGCAAACGGGCGGAAGCTGCCCTGCGGCAATCGGAGACAAAATTCCGCAGCCTGATCGCACACCTGCCCACCGTCGTTTATATGAACCCCGTGGACGACGCCAGTACCACGCTGTATGTCAGTCCGCAGATCGAAAACCTATTGGGATACACCCCCGAGGAATGGCTGGCTGATCCCAAATTGTGGTCGAAAACCATCCATCCTGAAGACCATCCTGATGTATTGAAACAAGCCGCCTATACCGATCAACGCAGGGAACCATTTAATATGGACTATCGGATGACCGCCCGCGATGGCAGCCTGGTTTGGGTGCATGATCAGCTCTCCCTTGTGAATGATCTGGAAGGCAAGCCGCAATACTGGCAGGGCATCATGCTCGATATAACCGAGCGCAAACAGACGGAGAACAAGATCCGCCGCCAGATCGATTATCTGACCGCGCTGCAGGATAGCGACCGTACGATTGCATCCGCGTTTGACATGCACTTAAGTTTGAATGCCCTGATCGCAAAAGCCCGCTCCCTGCTTGCCGTGGATGCTGCGGCGGTTTTATTGATCGATTACAGCAGGAACGCCTTCGAATTTGC of Anaerolineales bacterium contains these proteins:
- a CDS encoding response regulator transcription factor, which codes for MMTNPIRVLLVDDHTMVRKGLGTFLQVFDDLLLAGEAESGANAIRLCGEIQPDVVLMDMVMPDMDGAAATRIIRQQFPQVQVIVLTSFKEGDLIKNALEAGAIGYLLKDVSADELAKAIRSAHAGRATLSPEAAQSLVESANLPPAPGLDLTEREREVLALMIEGLNNVQIAGRLTVSPSTVKSHVSNILSKLGVASRTEAVTLALRNKIVP
- a CDS encoding PAS domain S-box protein, with product MKKGSNRPPSEAGDRQYRNIFDAANDGLIIADLEWGLVVEANPVACAMHGYAREEFTGLPMSAFIHPDSQQVFNEYARAFQAGGGFDTRTLHVRREGSTFHAEWRVTTFEYQGRSCLLGIVRDVSKRIEAEQSLSQRVATRTHEQAALLGISHTLASTLELQPGLILDQLREIIEYDHAGLFSLEESSLITLAMRGTPRLEESVPIRIRLNGPETLAALFNEHRPIRIANVWSADPQAQFLRLLLDDGAAVLLEGMRSWMWVPLAVKSRIIGGVGVAHEKQDHFTPHHADLALSVANQAAITMVNAELYGHAQELAVLEERQRLARNLHDAVNQSLFSAGLIAEVLPRLWDRDQEQARSSLEDLRKLTRGAMAEMRALLAELRPSTLTDAELGDLLRLLGNAFTGRTNIPSTVNVKGEGVLPADVQVAIYRISQEALNNVAKHAEARGVEISLEHEETGIELTIRDDGKGFDPEQIESGHYGLSMMRERAEGVGAQLSITSQPGQGTDLTIRWKEVVKRRRHDD
- a CDS encoding PAS domain S-box protein; this translates as MKAKREKKPFSEPSLEASELRYRRLFEAAQDGILILDAGTGMIEDVNPYLIKMLGYSREEFVKKKLWEVGAFKDIKASEEAFEELQEKEYIRYEDLPLKAKDGRLVQVEFISNVYWVGDEKVIQCNIRDNAEHKRIIAALQANEKKYYDLLNQSPDGYFIIELSGRILTVNEAMCKELEFSEEEFLSMNIWEIIPDHFLDQYRERLTKILAGESLKEAVEYEVGGKDGKVVYVEVLSAPRYSGKDIIGFQGIARDISPRKRAEAALRQSETKFRSLIAHLPTVVYMNPVDDASTTLYVSPQIENLLGYTPEEWLADPKLWSKTIHPEDHPDVLKQAAYTDQRREPFNMDYRMTARDGSLVWVHDQLSLVNDLEGKPQYWQGIMLDITERKQTENKIRRQIDYLTALQDSDRTIASAFDMHLSLNALIAKARSLLAVDAAAVLLIDYSRNAFEFAAGSGFQTNTARGSMVRADETHAGRVALEHQIVKIPDPKSEAEVAFMTGYLKGEDFTGYYGVPLVIKGRVIGVFEVFQRSLIKRDQEWLDFLNALAGQAAIAISNAQLFESLQQSNSELAQAYNATIEGWSRALDLRDKETEGHSLRVTEMTVELARTFGLSDAELVQVRWGSLLHDIGKMGVPDGILLKPSALTEEEWAAMKKHPTFAFEMLAPIHYLRLALDIPYCHHEKWDGSGYPRGLTGEQIPLTARIFAVVDVWDALISDRPYRLAWTEEKALEYIRTSAGAHFDPQVVVAFMQLNERRSMTA
- a CDS encoding ATP-binding protein, producing MESYEKHVPVLDFLSRKISMSSQWFSEAPENLESLIQEAFDNLEHSKTELSDYVATLQSQNKELKAYAHTVAHDLKMPLNVILWASHLITEKPDLTDAELKDYTREISVTANKMDTIINNLLLFAKVSSAEAPVECVDMRWVIANVLDRLNHLIEEHHAQIDIPESWPVAIGYGPWIEEVWANYFSNAIKYGGTPPHIELGASLQSGRMVRYWMRDNGPGLSVGDQSRLFTPFSQIAPAPNSGNGLGLSIVRRIIEKLGGQTGCESQPGRGSLFFFTLQADLSSC